The following are from one region of the Quercus robur chromosome 1, dhQueRobu3.1, whole genome shotgun sequence genome:
- the LOC126727224 gene encoding transcription repressor OFP4-like, which yields MGNHRFRLSDIMPNAWFYKLKDMSKTRKHNSRDPIKKKPPSTTTTTSPRSYLSQPRHSYYSTRSDKSYNSTKNCLKASETHFHNPPRISSKRRTDRKSIYKPSPRLVTSSVSAKSCSYQATDFTCNKPNPIESPTYCVSPNDTFTDSDSHESVLPSDSESENFAAPASCELASWSSPCDCRLSSSTADIIIDMNNESFTREAKKLDRIDTILELDLPPILTKPVKSDDNTTEATKFRSSSSKSSVKIVKEESIKTQKEHKARPLLRRSSSNSTGIRLRANSPRLASRKIQSFARRSLSSKNKNLPGSFAVVKSSFDPERDFRDSMVEMIVENNIRASKDLEELLACYLSLNSNEYHDLIVKAFEQIWFDMADLRL from the coding sequence ATGGGTAATCACAGGTTTAGATTGTCGGATATTATGCCAAATGCCTGGTTTTATAAGCTCAAAGACATGAGCAAAACCAGGAAGCATAACTCCCGTGACCCCATTAAGAAAAAACCACCCTCAACAACCACCACAACATCACCAAGATCCTACCTTTCTCAGCCGAGACACTCCTACTACTCCACTAGGTCCGACAAATCCTACAATTCGACCAAAAATTGCTTAAAAGCATCAGAAACTCATTTCCATAATCCACCTAGAATATCATCCAAGAGAAGAACCGACAGAAAATCTATTTACAAACCGTCTCCTAGACTTGTCACCTCCTCTGTCTCAGCCAAAAGTTGTAGCTATCAGGCCACTGACTTTACTTGCAATAAGCCGAATCCAATAGAGTCACCAACTTATTGTGTCTCTCCCAATGATACATTCACTGACTCTGACAGCCATGAATCTGTTCTTCCATCCGATTCAGAGTCTGAAAACTTTGCAGCTCCTGCTTCATGTGAGTTAGCTTCATGGTCGAGCCCTTGTGATTGTAGACTCAGTTCTTCAACTGCTGATATTATCATCGACATGAATAATGAATCCTTTACTAGGGAAGCGAAAAAGCTAGATAGAATCGATACAATTTTGGAGCTAGACCTTCCTCCAATTTTGACAAAGCCAGTGAAATCTGATGATAACACCACTGAAGCCACTAAGTTCAGAAGTTCATCATCTAAGTCTTCTGTCAAAATTGTCAAGGAGGAAAGCATTAAGACTCAGAAGGAGCATAAAGCCAGACCTCTTCTTCGAAGGTCCTCTTCTAATTCTACAGGTATAAGACTCAGAGCCAATTCTCCAAGACTTGCGAGCAGGAAGATTCAGTCCTTTGCCAGAAGAAGCTTGTCCTCAAAGAATAAAAACCTTCCAGGGAGTTTTGCTGTTGTTAAGTCCTCCTTTGATCCAGAGAGGGACTTCAGGGATTCAATGGTGGAGATGATTGTGGAAAACAACATCCGGGCATCGAAGGATTTGGAAGAACTACTTGCTTGTTACCTTTCACTGAATTCGAATGAGTACCATGATCTCATTGTCAAGGCGTTTGAGCAAATCTGGTTTGATATGGCTGACCTCCGATTGTAA